The genome window TGCCCGCTTCGGGTGCGCGGTCCACCGGAGCACGGATGGTGCACGGATGCTCCGGCTCCGGCCCCTGCTCCTCATCGCCTGCTCGGGTGACCTCGGCACCGGCGCCGATCCGCCGCCCCGTACGGGATCCGGATACCGGATCAGGCGCGATATCCGCGTCATTTGGGTGATGAATCGCTCATATCGCGATTCAGGGACATGGTAGAAATTCCCGCGAAATCAACGGTGCACGCCCGCGGCGGTGGGCCCAAAAATCGAAATCAATCGATTCTTGATCTTCGCTTGGGGGTAATAATGCCTACGGCGTTCAGTGCTCAACCCCGAAAGGAAGCCGCATGCCAAAGGTCATCGGCCGTCTCGGACTCATTCTGTCCACGGCGTTCCTGATGACGGGGATCGCCGCCGCTCCGGCGAGCGCCGGAACGGCCGTGACGGCGAAGAAGCCGAGGTGCGCGTACGTCAGCCATAAGGTCGGCCGGGTCACCCAGACCGTCCGGGTGACCAATTACTGCCGGTACACCATTTCCTTCTCCGTCAAGCGCCGCGGTCCGGACAGCCCGTGCTATATCCTCCGCCCGCGCCACTACAAGTGGTACCAGTGGGCGAGGGGCCTGGATTTCCAGGGAATCCGGTGGCACTGCGCATAGCTCCCCTCAACTCCCGCCCAGAATGACGGTGCCCGGCCGGCTCCTCTCGCCGGCCGGGCACCGTCACGTCTGGGTTCGTTCGGCGATGCGGGCGATTCATTCGATCGTGTCGTGAGTCCGGAATTCCCGGACCGCGCCGTGCGGCACCGCCGCAGCGGGGCCCGTGCCCCGCTCCCGGTTCGCCCGTGCCCCGCCTCCCGGTGCCGCCTCCCGGCTCGCCCGGGCGGGCCCGCCTCTCCGGTCGCCTGGCCCGCAGCGTCCCGGCCGCCCGCCGTGGGCCTGCGCCCGGTCACCGTACGGCCTGGCGCGCCTCGCGGCCGGGCCGTACGGGGAGGAGAACCGGTGAGCGGCCGTCACAGCAGAGACGGGAAGGACGGGGGGAGGGGCACCCCCAGCTTCTTCTCCACCGAGCGCCTGAGCTGGTCGTTGCAGTCCTGCTGGGCCTCCACCGTTCCCGCGCCCTTGGTGCACTCGTAGTAGGCGGACAGCTCAGCGGAGAAGTAGTACTGGACGGCTGCGCTGGCCGCGCCGAGGAGCAGGGCGATCGATGCGATCACCACCGCGCCGATCGCCATCCCCAGCCGCTGCTTGGCGAGCTGCAGGGTGCGCAGGTCGCGGATGGCGATCATGATGCTGAAGAGGGAGAGCACCAATCCGGCCGTGGGCAGCAGGAGCGTGAAGATCAGCGCGATGAGCGCGAACGCGAGCGCGCGGCGGCCTCCCATCTCGGGGGTCATGGGCAGGGGTGTCGTCACGATCTCCTCGCCTCGTCTTGAGCACGGGCCGTCGTGGTTCCGCGGACGGTGCCGATACCCTTTGTGCGGTAGGGGTCGCCGCCCTCCAGGTCCGGACTTCTAAGGAACCATCTCCCGGCGACCGTCTGCAAAACGACGGCCACAGATGAAGGAGTTCCCGCCCTGACTTTCCGGCTCGTTGTCCTCGTCTCGGGTTCGGGGACGAACCTGCAAGCGTTGCTCGACGCCTCGGCCGACCCGGCCTTCGGCGCGCGCGTGGTCGCCGTGGGCGCGGACCGGGACGGCATCGAAGGCCTGGCCCGGGCGGAGCGCGCCGGGGTCCCCACGTTCGTCGTGAAGCTGAGCGACTTCCCCACCCGCCAGGAGTGGGACGCCCACCTCGCCGCGCGCATCGCCGAGCATGAGCCGAACCTGGTGGTGTCCGCCGGCTTCATGAAGATCCTCGGTCCGCACGTGCTCGGCGCGTTCCCGGTGGTGAACACCCACCCCGCGCTGCTGCCCGCCTTCCCCGGCACGCACGCGGTGCGCGACGCCCTCGAGTACGGGGTCCGGGTCACCGGATGCACAATCCACCTCGTCGACGCGGGGGTGGACACCGGCCCGGTCATCGCCCAGGAGCCGGTCCGCGTCGAAGAGGGGGACGACGAGGCGACCCTGCACGAGCGGATCAAGACCGTCGAGCGCCGGTTGCTCGTCGACGTCGTCGGCCGGATGGCCCGCGAGGGCTGGTCGGTGTCGGGGCGGCGGGTGCGGATCGGCGGCACGGAGGGTCCCGGCGGGAGTCCCCAGACCGGCCAGGAGTCAGGGAGGATCACGAAGTGACGCGAATCGCCATCCGGCGCGCGCTGATCGCGGTGTACGACAAGACCGGGCTGGAGGAGCTGGCCCGTGGGCTCGAGGCCGCTGGGGTGGAGATCGTCTCAACCGGCGGCACGGCCGCCACGATCGCGTCCTTCGGCGTGCCGGTCACGAAGGTGGAGTCCCTCACCGGCTTCCCCGAGTGCCTGGACGGCCGGGTGAAGACGCTCCACCCGCGGATCCACGCGGGCCTGCTCGCCGACGGGGAGAACCCCGCGCACGTCAAGCAGCTCGAAGAGCTGGAGATCGAACCGTTCCAGCTCGCGGTGGTGAACCTGTACCCGTTCGCCGAGACCGTCGCCTCCGGCGCCGCACCGGCCGAGTGCATCGCGCAGATCGACATCGGCGGCCCGGCGATGATCCGCGCGGCGGCGAAGAACCACAACACCGTCGCCGTGGTCGTCGACCCCGCGGAGTACCCGGCCGTGCTCGCCGCGGTCGAGGCCGGCGGCTTCACGCTCGAGGAGCGGCGGCGGCTCGCGGCGAAGGCGTACGCGCACACCGCGGCCTACGACGTGGCGGTCGCCTCCTGGTTCGCGAACGACTACGCCCCCGAGGGGGAGTGGCCGTCGTTCCTGGGCGCGGCCTGGCACCGCAAGGCCGTGCTGCGCTACGGCGAGAACCCGCACCAGCGGGCCGCGCTCTACGTCGGCTCGGGGGAGGGCCTCGCCACGGCCGAGCAGCTCCACGGCAAGGAGATGTCCTACAACAACTACGTGGACGCCGACGCGGCGTGGCGGGCGGTCTGGGACTTCGCCGAGCCCTGCGTGGCGATCATCAAGCACACGAACCCGTGCGGCATCGCGATCGGCGCGGACGTGGCCGAGGCGCACCGCAAGGCGCACGCGTGCGACCCGGTCTCCGCGTTCGGCGGGGTGATCGCGGTGAACCGGGAGGTGACCGTGGAGCTCGCCGAGCAGATCGCGCCGATCTTCACCGAGGTGGTGGTCGCGCCGTCGTTCGCCCCCGAGGCCCTGGAGGTGCTGCGGCAGAAGAAGAACATCCGGCTCCTCGCCTGCCCGGGCCGGCCGTCGGACCGGGGCGAGTTCCGCCGGATCGACGGGGGAGTGCTCGTCCAGACGGTCGACCGGCTGGACGCCCCGGGCGACGACCCCGCCTCCTGGGAGCTGAAGGCGGGCAGCCCGGCCTCGCCCGAGGTGCTCGCGGACCTCGCCTTCGCCTGGCGGGCCTGCCGCGCGGTGAAGTCCAACGCGATCGTGCTCGCCTCCGGCGGGGCCACGGTCGGGGTCGGCATGGGGCAGGTCAACCGGGTGGACTCGGCCCGCCTCGCCGTGACCCGGGCGGGTGATCGCGCGGCCGGCGCGGTCGCGGCCTCGGACGCGTTCTTCCCGTTCCCGGACGGCCTGCAGGTGCTGGCCGAGGCCGGGGTGACGGCGATCGTCGAGCCGGGTGGGTCGATCCGGGACGACGAGGTCATCGCCGCGGCGAACGAGGCGGGGGTCACCCTGTACTTCACCGGGACCCGCCATTTCTTCCACTGATGGCCCGGACATCTGTCCGGTTTATTCATCAAATTGCCGAATGTCATAAATAGCGGCGCGGGCAGGGGGAGGAGCCATGAGCGCGCAGATTCTGGACGGCAAAGCGACCGCGGCCTCGATCAAGGCCGACCTCGCCAACCGGGTGAAGGCGCTGGCGGCGAAAGGGATCACCCCCGGCCTCGGCACGATCCTGGTGGGCGATGACCCGGGCAGCCAGGTCTACGTGGCGGGCAAGCACCGCGACTGCGCCGAGGTCGGCATCGCGTCCATCCGCCGGGACCTGCCGGCGACGGCGACCCAGGCCGAGGTGGAGGCCGTGATCGACGAGCTCAACGCCGACCCGGCCTGCACCGGCTACATCCTCCAGCTCCCGGTGCCGCGCCACCTCGACACCCAGGCGCTGATCGAGCGGATCGACCCGGCCAAGGACGCCGACGGCCTCCACCCGGTGAACCTCGGCCGGCTCGTGCACATGGTCGACGCGCCGCTGCCGTGCACGCCCCGGGGGATCGTGGTCCTCCTCCAGCGGTACGGCGTGCCGCTCAAGGGCGCCGAGGTCGTGGTGATCGGCCGGGGCATCACGGTCGGCCGCCCGCTCGGCCTCCTCCTCACCCGCCGGACCGAGAACGCGACCGTCACCCTCTGTCACACCGGCACCCGGGACCTGCGCTCCCACGTACGGCGGGCCGACATCGTGGTGGCGGCGGCGGGCGTGCCCGGCCTCGTCACCGCCGACATGGTGAAGCCCGGCGCCGCCGTGCTCGACGTCGGCGTCTCCCGCGTGGACGGCAAGATCGTCGGGGACGTCGCACCGGAGGTGCGCGAGGTCGCCGGCTTCATGGCGCCCAACCCGGGCGGCGTCGGCCCGATGACCCGGGCGATGCTGCTCACCAACGTGGTGGAGGCCGCCGAGCGCCTGGCCGCAGCCTGACCCGGGGCGTCGGCGGCACCGCGCCCCGGTGGCCGCCGAGCACCGGGCCGCGCGCGGCATGGCCAGGACCGGCACCGCACCACGAGTGGCCCGGCGAGGCCACCACCACACCTCGAATGGCTCGGTCAGGCCCGGAACCACACCACGAGTGGCATGGGCAGGCCCGGCGGCCCGGGCCCGCGGGCCCGGGCGCGCCACAAAGGACGCGTGCCGCCGGAGCCTCGCTCAAGAGGCGCGGCGGCCCGGCCGCTGGCGTTGCTGCTGCCGCCGCTCCTGCTCCTGCTCCCGCGGCCCCGAGGACCGCTGGGACGGCACGACCGGGGTGGGCCGTACCAGGCCGAGGGCGACGACCTCGTTGGCGAGCCGGGTCCGCCGGTTCGCCCCCTCGGGGATGCGGAACTTCTGGTACAGCCGCAGCAGGTGCTGCTTGACCGCCGCCTCGGTGACGACGAGATCGTCGGCGATCTCCTTGGCCGTGGCCGGCGAGACGAACGCCTCGTCGGACAGCGCCGGCCGGCACAGCGAGGTGAGGACGTCGAGCTCCCGCCGGGTCAGCTCGGGGGCGATGGCCCGGCGCAGCTCGACGTCGGGGGCGAGGTCCTCATGCGGGATGCCGCCGATCCTGGTCCGGGCGGCGCCGAAGGAGATGACGTCACCGTCCTCCAGGACCCTCCGCGCGATCGGCCTCCCGTTCACCCGGGTGCCGTTCCGCGACAGACCGAGATCCACGACGTACACGTAGGGCCCGCGGCGGACGAGTTCGGCGTGCAGCCGTGAGACGGTCGGGTCGGTGAGCCGGATGTCCACGCCACGGCCACGCCCGACCGTGGTGACCTCGGAGCGCAACGACACGATCTCGCCGCTCTCCTCGATCCGAATGAACGGCCCCTCCACGGAAGTTCCTCCCCAGGCAGCCCGCCGTTACTCTCGCTCTAGCTTCGGCTTACCCAGCCATGGCGGTGGGGAATCGTTTTTTCCGTGCGCTGGAGCGGATCGGGAAATTGGTCTGAACCTGTCCTTAGCGCTTTACCGGCCCGCCGGTAGACTGCGGTGGACAATATGTGGAGGAAACGCGTATGGCGGACAACCCCACCAAAGGTCTCGCCGACGTCGTCGCCGCGTCAACAGCGCTGAGCGACATCGATGGCAAGGCCGGCCGGCTCTCCTACCGTGGGTACGACATCCACGACCTGGCCGGCCGGACGAGTTTCGAGGAGATCGCCTACCTGCTCCAGCGCGGGGCCCTGCCCAACCGGGCGCAGCTCGACGCGTACACCGCGGAGCTCGCCGAGGGGCGCTCGCTCGGCCCGCTGGCCGAGGCGTGCCTCGGCGCCATCGCCGAGCGGCAGGAGCCCATGGAGGCCCTGCGGTCCCTGGTCTCCCTCACCGGTGCCGACGACCCGGATAAGAACTCCAACGCACCCGAGGCCAACCTCCGCAAGGCCGCGCGCCTCACCGCCCAGCAGCCGATCCTCGTCGCCCGCTACCACGCGGCCCGGACCGGCGCCACCCTTCCCGAGATCGACCCCGAGGCCGGCATCGCCGAGGCCTTCCTGCACCAGATCACCGGCCGGCGCCCCTCCCAGCGCGAGATCGAGATCTTCGACACCTGTCTCGTGCTCCACGCCGACCACACCATGAACGCCTCGACGTTCGCGGCCCGGGTCTGCGCGGCCACCCTCTCCGACATGCACTCGGCGATCGTCGCCGCGCTCGGCACGCTCAAGGGCCCGCTCCACGGCGGCGCGAACGAGCAGGTGATGCGGACGCTGGAGGCGATGGACCCCCGCGGCGTGGCCCGAGCCGTGCGGGAGAAGCTGGCCCGGGGCGAGAAGATCATGGGCTTCGGGCACCGGGTCTACAAGACGGAGGACCCCCGGGCGACCCACCTGCGGCGCATGTCGCAGGAGCTCGCCGAGGCGTCCGGAGACGACACGTACTTCCGGATGTCCAGGGAGATGGAGGAGGTCGTCTTCGCGGAGAAGGGCCTCTACCCGAACGTGGACTTCTACGCGGCCACGGTCTACCACTACCTGGGCATCCCCACCGACCTGTTCACCCCGGTCTTCTCCATCAGCCGGATGGCGGGGTGGACGGCCCATGTGATCGAACAGCACGCCGACAACCGGCTGATCCGGCCGGACAGCGAGTACGTCGGCGAACGGGACAAGAAGTGGCTGCCGATTGACGAACGCTGAGTTGAGTACCCGGAGGAACGGCGGCGGTTTCGCCTGGGGACCGTACCTGCTGGTGCTGCTGTGCGCGGCCGCGGGGCTCGCCCTGATCCCGTTCGGGGTCGAGCCCTGGGTGAGCGGGGTGGTCCTCGGCGGCTCCCTGGTCCTGGGCGCCGCCCTCCGCCTGGTCATATCCGATGAGCAGGCCCACGGGCTCAAGGTGCGCAGCCGGAAGACGGACGTCCTCGTCCTCGCCACCCTCGGCGCCGCCCTGGTGGCCGGCTCGCTGAGCCTGCTGCTCCCGTTGCACCGTACCTAGGCGCGGCTGGACATTCGCCCGTCCGATAGCCTCAACGGCCAGTGAGCCTCACAAGGACCGTCTGGCCAGTTAGTCAGAAGGGGAACCCCACGCATGCCCAAGATCAAGGTTGCGGGTCCGGTAGTCGAGCTCGACGGCGATGAGATGACCCGCATCATCTGGCGGTTCATCAAGGAGCAGCTCATCCTGCCCTACCTCGACATCGACCTGAAGTACTACGACCTCGGCATCCAGAACCGCGACGCCACGGACGACCAGGTCACG of Thermobispora bispora DSM 43833 contains these proteins:
- the purN gene encoding phosphoribosylglycinamide formyltransferase, with the protein product MTFRLVVLVSGSGTNLQALLDASADPAFGARVVAVGADRDGIEGLARAERAGVPTFVVKLSDFPTRQEWDAHLAARIAEHEPNLVVSAGFMKILGPHVLGAFPVVNTHPALLPAFPGTHAVRDALEYGVRVTGCTIHLVDAGVDTGPVIAQEPVRVEEGDDEATLHERIKTVERRLLVDVVGRMAREGWSVSGRRVRIGGTEGPGGSPQTGQESGRITK
- the purH gene encoding bifunctional phosphoribosylaminoimidazolecarboxamide formyltransferase/IMP cyclohydrolase, translating into MTRIAIRRALIAVYDKTGLEELARGLEAAGVEIVSTGGTAATIASFGVPVTKVESLTGFPECLDGRVKTLHPRIHAGLLADGENPAHVKQLEELEIEPFQLAVVNLYPFAETVASGAAPAECIAQIDIGGPAMIRAAAKNHNTVAVVVDPAEYPAVLAAVEAGGFTLEERRRLAAKAYAHTAAYDVAVASWFANDYAPEGEWPSFLGAAWHRKAVLRYGENPHQRAALYVGSGEGLATAEQLHGKEMSYNNYVDADAAWRAVWDFAEPCVAIIKHTNPCGIAIGADVAEAHRKAHACDPVSAFGGVIAVNREVTVELAEQIAPIFTEVVVAPSFAPEALEVLRQKKNIRLLACPGRPSDRGEFRRIDGGVLVQTVDRLDAPGDDPASWELKAGSPASPEVLADLAFAWRACRAVKSNAIVLASGGATVGVGMGQVNRVDSARLAVTRAGDRAAGAVAASDAFFPFPDGLQVLAEAGVTAIVEPGGSIRDDEVIAAANEAGVTLYFTGTRHFFH
- a CDS encoding bifunctional methylenetetrahydrofolate dehydrogenase/methenyltetrahydrofolate cyclohydrolase, which translates into the protein MSAQILDGKATAASIKADLANRVKALAAKGITPGLGTILVGDDPGSQVYVAGKHRDCAEVGIASIRRDLPATATQAEVEAVIDELNADPACTGYILQLPVPRHLDTQALIERIDPAKDADGLHPVNLGRLVHMVDAPLPCTPRGIVVLLQRYGVPLKGAEVVVIGRGITVGRPLGLLLTRRTENATVTLCHTGTRDLRSHVRRADIVVAAAGVPGLVTADMVKPGAAVLDVGVSRVDGKIVGDVAPEVREVAGFMAPNPGGVGPMTRAMLLTNVVEAAERLAAA
- a CDS encoding FHA domain-containing protein; this translates as MEGPFIRIEESGEIVSLRSEVTTVGRGRGVDIRLTDPTVSRLHAELVRRGPYVYVVDLGLSRNGTRVNGRPIARRVLEDGDVISFGAARTRIGGIPHEDLAPDVELRRAIAPELTRRELDVLTSLCRPALSDEAFVSPATAKEIADDLVVTEAAVKQHLLRLYQKFRIPEGANRRTRLANEVVALGLVRPTPVVPSQRSSGPREQEQERRQQQRQRPGRRAS
- a CDS encoding citrate/2-methylcitrate synthase is translated as MADNPTKGLADVVAASTALSDIDGKAGRLSYRGYDIHDLAGRTSFEEIAYLLQRGALPNRAQLDAYTAELAEGRSLGPLAEACLGAIAERQEPMEALRSLVSLTGADDPDKNSNAPEANLRKAARLTAQQPILVARYHAARTGATLPEIDPEAGIAEAFLHQITGRRPSQREIEIFDTCLVLHADHTMNASTFAARVCAATLSDMHSAIVAALGTLKGPLHGGANEQVMRTLEAMDPRGVARAVREKLARGEKIMGFGHRVYKTEDPRATHLRRMSQELAEASGDDTYFRMSREMEEVVFAEKGLYPNVDFYAATVYHYLGIPTDLFTPVFSISRMAGWTAHVIEQHADNRLIRPDSEYVGERDKKWLPIDER
- a CDS encoding DUF3017 domain-containing protein — translated: MSTRRNGGGFAWGPYLLVLLCAAAGLALIPFGVEPWVSGVVLGGSLVLGAALRLVISDEQAHGLKVRSRKTDVLVLATLGAALVAGSLSLLLPLHRT